In Candidatus Kaelpia aquatica, the DNA window TTTGTTGAAGTTCTGGCAGTTTTACTAAGCTTTGGAATAGGTGTGTTTATCTATTTTTCTCCTTTTCAAAAATTTAAAATTTTAGCTATTCTTTTTTTGCTAGTTTCTGTCTTATGTTGGTTCTATGCTATTTTTTGGTATCAACCAATGTCTTTAACAGATTATGGGTTAAGTTTAAAAAATTTATTAAGAAATTTGTTTTTTGCAATTATAATTGCAATAGGCGGGTATATCTTATGGTTGGGCTATATATACATAACCCAACGGTCGGTCTCTTTACCTAGATATGGAGGGAGCCTACTAGTAGTTTTTTCCTTAATAGCGGTTCCTTTGTTTGAGGAATTTTTATTTAGAGGATATGCTCAACATCGGTTAAAGGGCGTATTATCGCCTTTATTTCGCGTAGTGTTAATTTCAATTATGCTAGCGGGATATAAATGGGCTATTCATTTTTTTCAAATACACTCCTTTCTACAATTTTGCGATATTGTTGTAGTAAGCTTCATAGGCTCTTTAGTGTGTAGCTATGCTTTAGAACAGACGGAAAGCTTAATTACACCGATAACAATACACATTATATGGGATTGTTTATTATACATTTCTCTACCTGCATTGCCTTGGTGGATGATATGATATAAGATATGTATCCTGTACTTTTTAAGATAGGGATAATTAAAATTTATTCTTTTGATGTAATGCTTCCATTGGGCATTATTGTGGCGTGTCTTATTAACCTTAGGCATCTCATATTACTCCGCAAGAAGAGTTCTATCGACTCCATTAAAAATTTACTTACTACAAGACAAATGATTGCTCTATATTTTTACACCTGGCTTTGGAGTATGATAGGAAGCTGGTTGTTAGGTATTGTTTGGGGTATTTTAATCAATCCGTATTATCGTTCTAATATTAATGAATTGTTACGGCCTGGATCGGTATCTTTAATTTCTTTTGGTGGATTTATTGGCGGTATTTTAGCAGGTTTTTGGTATTTTAAAAAAAACAATCTGCCAGCGTTACGCAATTGGGATCTAGTAATTGTTTATCTACCGTTAATTAGGGTTATTCATAGAATAGGATGTTTTTTAAATGGATGTTGTAAAGGAAAACCAACTCAAATGGCCATTGGTGTTTATTATCCCTGCAATAATATAACTTCATACCATCCATTTCCATTATATATGGCAGGTTTTCTTATGCTTATTTTTTTGGTTTTACGTTCTATGCGTAAAAAAGATTATCCAGATGGATTTTTACTATATTTTGCATTTATGTTTTATTTCGTAGGTAGATTTTTTATTGAATTTTTTAGAAGTGAAGATTATTTTGTAAGAGTAATATCTGTTACGATGACACAAATAAGCTGTATTATTGGATTTGTAATATTTTCAATTCTGTTTTTAAAAATAATAAAATTATACAGTAAAAGGAAGATATAATTATGGTTAAAATTCATATTTTTTTAATTTGTTTTGGATCAACATTGTTACCCAATATAGTTTTTGCCAAAATAGACTCTTCTAAAGAAATTGATATTCTAGAAATAAGCAAAGCATATATTTCTGAAATATTTATTGAGCAGGATTTGGTCGAAGGTAATGATTCAGGAACATTTGGTAGTATAGTTAATAAGATTTTTTCTGTTCCTTAATAGAGGTTTGTCTTGCTTACAATAGGTGTAGGTGGTGGTATAGCAGGATATAGGGTAGCAGATCAACAGATTGAAAAAACAATGTTAAAACAGTGTTTATCAATGAGATAGAAGGTATTGGTGAGTTAATAATCTCTTTAGGTGTAGTTAGAGAAAATGTATATTTAAGATTATTTTGTCTGATAGCGATTAAGGTTGGGGGTGTAGCTCGGTTGGAAGAGTATCTCGTTTGCAATGAGAAGGTTAAGGGTTCAAACCGTTTCACTTTGAATAATCATTTGAGTATATGAATGTTTTTTATTTAAAGACGTTTGGTTGTAAATTAAATCAATATGAATCCCAGTTGATTAGAGAGAATTTAGCTTTAAATGAATGGTCTGAAACAGATGTATTAATCAAAGCAGATTATCTTTTAATTAATAGTTGTGCTGTTACAAGTGATGCTGTAAAAGAACTTAGAAAATTTATCCGTTTTACAAAGCGCAAGAACCCAAATCTTAAAGTCTTGGTTTTAGGTTGTCTTGTTGATTTGTATCCAGAGCAGTTAGATGACATAGATTCTCTCAAGCTGTATTCTAACAAGGAGAAATTTGATTTATCAGGCGAGTTATCTTTTATTAAAGACAAGATAGAAGGATTTAAAGGCCACACCCGTGTGTTTGTGAAGATCCAGGATGGTTGTAAAAATAGATGTAGCTACTGCTCCCCTTCAATAGCTAGGAGTGAGCCTTATTCTAGAAATCCAGACCTTATAATAGCTGAAATTAAAAATCTGCTTGATAATGGTTATAGAGAGGTAGTTCTTACCGGTCTCTGTCTTGGCTATTTTGGTAATGATATAGATTTTGAGCTTATTGAGTTGCTAGGACGCATTGAAAGATTGAATTATGATTTTAGATTTAGGCTCAGCTCTGTAGAGCCACAAGATGTAAATGATAGTTTAATTGCTTTTGTAGAAAAGTCTAAAAAAATGGTGCCCCACCTCCATCTACCTTTACAGAGTGGTTCAGATAAGATTTTAAAACTAATGAATAGAAAATATGATGTAGAATATTTTAAAGGCTTAATCTTAAGGTTAAAAAGAATAGATAATTTTCAATTCTCAACTGATGTTATAGTGGGCTTTCCTCATGAAGAGGATAGCGATTTTTACAATACTTTAAATCTATTAGAGCAGTTGATGCCGATAAGGGTTCATATTTTTCCTTTTAGTCCAAGACCAGCTACTTTAGCATATGAATTAGATAATAAGATTCCAGTAGATGTTATTACAAACAGAAAGAAGATTGCACAAAAGAAATGTAGTGAGATTGTTTTAACTAATATTAGAAATCAGATTAATCGAAAAGTCAGAGTTTTGTTTGAGCAAGAGCATAATAAATATTGGTTTGGCTATAGTGAAAATTATATCAAGGTTAAGTATAGAGATTCTGGAGATTGGGCTAATAAGTTTGTCAATTTAATGATTACAGATGTTGATGAGGATAAAGAGATTGCCATCGTAGAATCCATTACTTAGATCTATCTATAAATTTCAGGTAAGTTGTAGGACTTAATATTTTAGTTAACACATTGATTTGACTTAATTTTAATTAACTGTTATATTTCAAAAAATGGAAGATAAAGAATATCTCATAGCTTTAAATATGATTGAAGGTTTAGGGTCAATCAGGATAACTAAACTACTGAACGGTTTTAATAGAGCAGAAGATATCTTTCAGTCTAGTGAAAACCAATTGCA includes these proteins:
- a CDS encoding CPBP family intramembrane metalloprotease; this translates as MFRIDSLCRYKFVEVLAVLLSFGIGVFIYFSPFQKFKILAILFLLVSVLCWFYAIFWYQPMSLTDYGLSLKNLLRNLFFAIIIAIGGYILWLGYIYITQRSVSLPRYGGSLLVVFSLIAVPLFEEFLFRGYAQHRLKGVLSPLFRVVLISIMLAGYKWAIHFFQIHSFLQFCDIVVVSFIGSLVCSYALEQTESLITPITIHIIWDCLLYISLPALPWWMI
- a CDS encoding prolipoprotein diacylglyceryl transferase; this encodes MYPVLFKIGIIKIYSFDVMLPLGIIVACLINLRHLILLRKKSSIDSIKNLLTTRQMIALYFYTWLWSMIGSWLLGIVWGILINPYYRSNINELLRPGSVSLISFGGFIGGILAGFWYFKKNNLPALRNWDLVIVYLPLIRVIHRIGCFLNGCCKGKPTQMAIGVYYPCNNITSYHPFPLYMAGFLMLIFLVLRSMRKKDYPDGFLLYFAFMFYFVGRFFIEFFRSEDYFVRVISVTMTQISCIIGFVIFSILFLKIIKLYSKRKI
- a CDS encoding MiaB/RimO family radical SAM methylthiotransferase; protein product: MNVFYLKTFGCKLNQYESQLIRENLALNEWSETDVLIKADYLLINSCAVTSDAVKELRKFIRFTKRKNPNLKVLVLGCLVDLYPEQLDDIDSLKLYSNKEKFDLSGELSFIKDKIEGFKGHTRVFVKIQDGCKNRCSYCSPSIARSEPYSRNPDLIIAEIKNLLDNGYREVVLTGLCLGYFGNDIDFELIELLGRIERLNYDFRFRLSSVEPQDVNDSLIAFVEKSKKMVPHLHLPLQSGSDKILKLMNRKYDVEYFKGLILRLKRIDNFQFSTDVIVGFPHEEDSDFYNTLNLLEQLMPIRVHIFPFSPRPATLAYELDNKIPVDVITNRKKIAQKKCSEIVLTNIRNQINRKVRVLFEQEHNKYWFGYSENYIKVKYRDSGDWANKFVNLMITDVDEDKEIAIVESIT